Proteins co-encoded in one Alphaproteobacteria bacterium genomic window:
- a CDS encoding DUF2671 domain-containing protein: MAYKTTFLNTMNISKEAKESASVGDQQLADLMANPEYLRHSSSVINEALKEGFDVLQLPNGDIVTTGTKTIVNTFVWDAAKGKLTKAKAGSDKPRAKRAAKVEAFDEEDAE; encoded by the coding sequence ATGGCGTATAAAACGACCTTTCTGAATACGATGAATATCTCGAAAGAGGCTAAAGAATCAGCCTCGGTCGGTGACCAACAACTTGCTGATCTCATGGCAAACCCTGAGTATCTGCGTCATTCTTCTTCGGTGATCAATGAAGCACTGAAAGAGGGTTTTGATGTGCTGCAGTTACCAAACGGCGATATTGTGACGACGGGAACCAAAACCATCGTGAACACGTTCGTGTGGGACGCCGCTAAAGGCAAGCTTACCAAGGCTAAAGCGGGCAGTGATAAGCCGCGCGCTAAGCGTGCTGCCAAGGTTGAAGCATTCGACGAGGAAGACGCCGAGTAG
- a CDS encoding class I fructose-bisphosphate aldolase, protein MGMTPKVKEILGWYEGASDATKKNLARMLMQGKLGGTGKMVILPVDQGFEHGPARSFAVNPAAYNPHYHFQLALDAGLNAYAAPLGMIEAGVDSFKGKLPTILKVNSNNSLAPKDEQPDQAVTATVDDAVRLGCAAIGYTIYPGSAKANDMLEELRELTAEAKAKGLVVVVWSYPRGAGLSKEGETAIDVTAYAAHIAALVGAHIIKVKPPTAHIEQAEAKKVYEKEKIAVGTLAERIAHIKQTTFGGRRIVIFSGGGAKSNAEVLDEVKGIAAGGGDGSIMGRNAFQRPKAEAESLLNDIINVYKAV, encoded by the coding sequence ATGGGTATGACACCGAAGGTAAAAGAAATTCTGGGCTGGTACGAGGGCGCGAGTGACGCGACCAAAAAAAACCTCGCCCGCATGTTGATGCAAGGTAAGCTGGGTGGCACTGGTAAAATGGTGATTCTGCCCGTTGACCAAGGTTTCGAGCATGGACCTGCGCGTAGCTTCGCGGTGAACCCTGCGGCCTATAACCCGCATTATCATTTCCAGCTTGCGCTAGATGCTGGGTTGAATGCTTACGCAGCGCCGCTTGGAATGATTGAAGCAGGCGTTGATAGCTTTAAAGGCAAGTTACCAACGATTTTGAAGGTGAACAGCAATAACTCGCTTGCCCCGAAAGACGAACAGCCTGACCAAGCGGTTACCGCAACCGTGGATGATGCAGTGCGTTTGGGATGTGCCGCGATTGGCTATACGATTTACCCTGGTTCGGCGAAAGCCAATGACATGCTCGAAGAACTGCGTGAACTGACCGCCGAAGCGAAAGCAAAAGGTTTGGTGGTGGTTGTGTGGTCGTATCCGCGTGGTGCGGGTTTGAGCAAAGAAGGCGAGACGGCAATTGATGTAACAGCCTATGCCGCGCATATCGCGGCACTTGTGGGTGCACATATTATTAAGGTGAAGCCGCCGACTGCGCATATCGAGCAGGCTGAGGCGAAGAAAGTGTACGAGAAAGAAAAGATTGCCGTTGGCACGCTTGCTGAGCGTATTGCACACATCAAGCAAACGACGTTTGGTGGCCGCCGCATCGTGATTTTCTCGGGCGGTGGTGCCAAGTCCAATGCAGAAGTGTTGGATGAAGTGAAGGGTATTGCGGCTGGTGGCGGTGATGGCTCGATTATGGGTCGAAATGCCTTCCAGCGCCCTAAGGCTGAGGCTGAGAGCCTGTTGAACGATATCATCAACGTGTATAAAGCAGTCTAA
- a CDS encoding phosphoglycerate kinase, giving the protein MSSLPTLESLDVNGKTVLVRLDLNVPMQAGRVLDNTRILRIIPTLQYLIERHAKVVVLSHLGRPKSFDPALSLAPLVDALSENLWDRPVKFSPDCIGNTAKMAVQNASEGDVILMENLRFHKGEEGNDPEFAKALAELGDAYVNDAFSCSHRAHASVVGINNHLPSAAGRLLQQEVEALSKTLTTPDRPMAAIVGGSKISTKLELLGNLTGKVDKLIIGGAMANTFLHAQGYDVGASLCEKEMKETAQKILKEAAAKGCEIVLPVDAVVANKLAPHAASQVVDVKSIPKVMSILDVGPRSMVRLFEVIEQCKTLVWNGPVGAYETQPFDASTVQLARLVAQRSREGSLHSVAGGGDTVAALAHAGLANELSYLSTAGGAFLEWLEGKELPGIAALLNGATHARRATA; this is encoded by the coding sequence ATGAGCAGCTTACCGACCCTTGAATCGCTGGATGTGAACGGCAAAACCGTATTGGTACGGCTTGATTTGAACGTGCCCATGCAGGCAGGGCGTGTGCTTGATAACACACGGATTTTACGCATTATTCCGACCTTGCAATACCTGATTGAGCGCCACGCAAAAGTCGTGGTGTTGTCGCATTTGGGACGCCCGAAGAGCTTTGACCCCGCGTTGTCGCTTGCGCCATTGGTCGATGCATTGTCAGAAAATCTGTGGGATAGGCCTGTAAAATTCTCGCCAGACTGTATTGGTAACACCGCGAAAATGGCTGTGCAAAATGCCAGCGAGGGCGATGTGATTTTGATGGAAAATCTGCGCTTCCACAAAGGCGAGGAGGGGAATGACCCTGAATTCGCCAAGGCGCTTGCTGAATTGGGCGATGCCTATGTGAATGATGCGTTTTCGTGCTCGCACCGTGCGCATGCTTCGGTTGTCGGAATCAATAATCATTTGCCCTCGGCGGCGGGGCGACTATTGCAACAGGAAGTCGAAGCGCTCAGTAAAACACTCACCACGCCCGATCGCCCAATGGCGGCGATTGTCGGCGGTTCAAAAATTTCGACCAAGTTGGAGTTGCTTGGCAACCTGACGGGTAAGGTCGATAAGCTGATTATTGGTGGCGCGATGGCGAATACGTTCCTTCACGCACAGGGGTATGATGTTGGTGCAAGTCTATGCGAAAAAGAGATGAAAGAGACTGCGCAGAAGATTCTGAAAGAAGCGGCGGCAAAAGGCTGCGAGATTGTCTTGCCCGTGGATGCGGTGGTGGCGAATAAACTGGCGCCGCATGCGGCTTCGCAGGTGGTGGATGTGAAGAGTATCCCCAAAGTTATGTCGATTCTGGATGTTGGCCCGCGCTCGATGGTGCGGTTATTCGAGGTGATTGAGCAGTGCAAAACACTGGTGTGGAATGGGCCTGTGGGAGCCTATGAAACGCAGCCGTTTGATGCTTCTACCGTGCAGTTGGCGCGACTGGTGGCGCAGCGTTCGCGCGAAGGTAGCCTGCATAGCGTTGCGGGTGGTGGTGACACGGTGGCGGCGCTTGCGCATGCAGGGCTTGCGAACGAACTCAGCTATCTTTCCACGGCAGGTGGCGCATTCCTTGAGTGGCTTGAGGGTAAGGAATTGCCAGGGATTGCAGCATTGCTGAACGGGGCGACTCATGCGCGTCGTGCGACAGCTTAG
- the tkt gene encoding transketolase, with translation MKQSPLTSVTHDQMANAIRALSMDAVEKAKSGHPGMPMGMADVATVLFTEFLNIDPKHPEWPNRDRFILSAGHGSMLQYALHYLMGYEDMTLEQIKNFRQWGAKTAGHPEYGHAQGIETTTGPLGQGIANSVGFALAERLLNAEFGDAVNHYTYVIAGDGCLMEGISLEAASLAGHLKLNKLIVLFDDNGISIDGPTSLAISDDHCKRFEAQGWNTQSIDGHDAAEIRAAILKAQKSDKPTLIACKTVIAKGAPTKAGKNSSHGSPLGDEEIAGARKNLDWSYAPFEIPDDILSAWRDAAKRGAAEYAAWEKKFAALPKDTQSEFSARMAGDLGDAWVKAMDEFKRALAESQPKEATRQSSQNVLEAIVPHAPALLGGSADLTGSNNTKTKPMKGVTASDFSGRYIYYGVREHGMAAAMNGIALHGGFVPYSGTFLVFTDYCRPSIRLSALMQQRVIYVMTHDSIGLGEDGPTHQPVEHVASLRAMPNVNVFRPADAMETAECWALSIASRETPSVLALSRQAVPALRTEYTKDNLCAKGAYILREASTAPQVVLIGTGTELHLCTEAQTKLEEKGVSTRVVSMPCMDLFAAQPKRYQEQVLGGNALRIAVEAGIGFGWERWIGENGVFIGMQGFGASAPAPELYKQFGITVDAIVKAAENA, from the coding sequence ATGAAACAATCCCCCTTAACCTCCGTTACTCATGACCAGATGGCGAATGCGATTCGCGCCTTGAGTATGGATGCGGTGGAAAAAGCAAAATCCGGCCACCCCGGTATGCCGATGGGGATGGCAGATGTAGCGACGGTGCTATTCACCGAATTCTTGAATATCGACCCTAAGCACCCTGAGTGGCCGAATCGTGACCGCTTCATTCTCTCGGCGGGTCACGGGTCGATGCTGCAATACGCGCTGCATTACCTGATGGGTTACGAGGACATGACGCTTGAGCAAATCAAGAACTTCCGCCAATGGGGCGCGAAAACGGCGGGTCACCCAGAATATGGCCATGCGCAAGGGATTGAGACGACAACAGGCCCGCTAGGCCAAGGCATTGCCAACAGCGTGGGCTTCGCGCTGGCTGAGCGTTTGCTGAATGCCGAGTTCGGTGATGCAGTGAATCACTATACCTATGTGATTGCAGGGGATGGGTGCTTGATGGAAGGCATTAGCCTTGAGGCCGCTTCGCTCGCGGGGCATTTGAAGCTCAATAAACTCATCGTGTTGTTCGATGATAACGGAATTTCGATTGATGGCCCAACCTCACTTGCGATTAGCGACGATCATTGCAAACGTTTCGAGGCGCAGGGTTGGAACACGCAGAGTATTGATGGGCATGATGCCGCGGAGATTCGCGCGGCGATTTTGAAGGCGCAGAAGTCCGACAAGCCAACGCTGATTGCCTGCAAAACGGTGATTGCGAAAGGTGCGCCAACCAAAGCGGGTAAGAACTCAAGCCATGGTTCGCCACTGGGTGATGAAGAGATTGCAGGTGCGCGTAAGAATCTGGATTGGAGCTATGCACCCTTTGAAATTCCCGATGATATTTTGAGCGCATGGCGCGATGCTGCCAAGCGTGGTGCGGCAGAATATGCTGCGTGGGAAAAGAAGTTTGCAGCACTGCCAAAAGATACGCAAAGCGAATTCAGCGCGCGTATGGCGGGTGATTTGGGTGATGCGTGGGTCAAGGCGATGGACGAGTTTAAACGCGCTCTTGCCGAGTCGCAGCCAAAAGAAGCAACGCGCCAGTCGAGCCAGAATGTGCTCGAGGCGATTGTGCCCCACGCGCCAGCCTTGCTGGGTGGTTCGGCGGATTTGACGGGTTCGAATAATACGAAAACGAAGCCGATGAAAGGCGTTACGGCGAGTGATTTTAGCGGCCGCTATATTTATTATGGCGTGCGCGAGCATGGCATGGCTGCGGCGATGAATGGTATCGCTCTGCATGGTGGTTTTGTGCCTTATTCTGGTACATTCCTTGTATTCACGGATTATTGCCGTCCTTCGATTCGTCTCAGCGCATTGATGCAGCAGCGCGTGATTTACGTGATGACGCATGACTCAATTGGCTTGGGTGAAGATGGCCCGACACACCAACCTGTAGAACATGTAGCAAGCCTGCGTGCGATGCCGAATGTAAATGTGTTCCGCCCTGCGGATGCGATGGAAACAGCAGAGTGCTGGGCACTTTCAATTGCCTCACGCGAGACGCCTTCGGTGCTGGCACTCAGCCGACAGGCGGTTCCTGCACTGCGCACGGAATACACCAAAGATAATCTGTGCGCGAAAGGCGCCTATATTTTGCGCGAGGCTTCGACTGCGCCTCAAGTGGTGCTGATTGGTACGGGTACGGAGCTGCATCTCTGCACCGAAGCGCAAACCAAACTGGAAGAGAAGGGTGTCTCAACCCGCGTGGTCTCGATGCCATGTATGGATTTGTTTGCAGCACAGCCGAAGCGTTACCAAGAACAAGTATTGGGCGGTAATGCACTGCGCATTGCGGTTGAGGCAGGTATCGGCTTTGGCTGGGAGCGCTGGATTGGTGAGAATGGCGTGTTCATTGGTATGCAGGGTTTTGGTGCCTCTGCACCTGCGCCGGAGCTCTATAAGCAATTTGGTATCACCGTAGATGCGATCGTGAAAGCGGCAGAAAACGCATGA
- the gap gene encoding type I glyceraldehyde-3-phosphate dehydrogenase, giving the protein MTIKIGINGLGRIGRCVLRAVSEEGYDDIEVVAVNGPAATETHAHLLEFDSVHGRFKGGVSHEGDVLTVAGKKIKVTHERDPQKLDWAALGVDIVLECTGAFATKDAAAVHLTQGAKRVLISAPAGDDCPTFVYGVNCNGLKAEHTVFSIGSCTTNALAPVAKVLDEAFGIESGYMTTIHAYTGDQNIHDGSHKDLRRARAAALSMVPTKTGAAKALGLVLPQLAGKLNGAAIRVPTPNVSMVDLNVVVKKATMKEDVNAALKAASVKMPKNVLKINERPLVSIDFNHDNASSIADLTATNVVGGTLVHVAAWYDNEWGFSCRMLDLAKKVGQ; this is encoded by the coding sequence ATGACAATCAAAATCGGTATTAATGGACTGGGTCGTATTGGGCGCTGCGTATTGCGCGCTGTTAGCGAAGAGGGATACGATGATATTGAGGTCGTTGCGGTGAATGGCCCTGCGGCCACCGAAACCCACGCGCATCTATTGGAATTTGATTCAGTGCATGGTCGCTTCAAAGGCGGTGTTTCGCATGAGGGTGATGTGCTCACCGTTGCTGGTAAAAAAATTAAAGTAACGCATGAGCGTGACCCGCAAAAACTGGATTGGGCAGCGTTGGGCGTTGATATTGTTTTAGAATGCACGGGCGCTTTCGCTACGAAAGATGCGGCAGCGGTTCACCTGACGCAAGGTGCAAAGCGCGTGTTGATTTCAGCACCTGCGGGTGATGATTGCCCGACGTTTGTGTATGGTGTGAATTGTAACGGCCTGAAGGCTGAGCATACCGTATTTTCTATCGGTTCTTGTACGACCAATGCGCTCGCACCTGTTGCGAAGGTGTTAGACGAAGCCTTTGGTATCGAGTCTGGCTATATGACAACGATTCATGCCTATACGGGTGACCAGAATATTCATGATGGTTCGCACAAAGACTTGCGCCGTGCGCGTGCCGCAGCACTTTCAATGGTGCCGACCAAAACAGGTGCTGCCAAGGCGCTCGGCCTTGTGCTGCCGCAACTTGCGGGCAAGCTGAATGGCGCGGCGATTCGTGTGCCAACGCCGAATGTGTCGATGGTGGATTTGAACGTGGTAGTGAAAAAAGCGACCATGAAAGAAGACGTGAATGCTGCGCTCAAAGCAGCGAGCGTCAAGATGCCAAAAAACGTGCTCAAGATTAACGAGCGCCCGCTGGTTTCCATCGATTTCAACCATGATAATGCCAGCTCAATCGCTGACCTTACCGCCACCAATGTGGTGGGCGGCACGCTGGTGCACGTAGCGGCATGGTATGATAATGAGTGGGGCTTTAGCTGCAGAATGCTGGACTTGGCAAAAAAAGTAGGCCAATAA
- the thiE gene encoding thiamine phosphate synthase — protein sequence MTESEDLIYPCRLYLISPPTIELGAFAKTFESALNAGDVGAFQLRLKGASDKEIREAVRVLMPLCRAKGTAFILNDRVDLALELEVDGVHLGQEDMMAEEARRILGKERVIGVSCHDSSHLAMEAGDHGADYVAFGAFYPTTSKTPDKLAKYGTPKPDIIEWWSTYTLIPCVAIGGIQPQNCGPLVEAGADFVAAINAVWSHPKGAAEAVKEFNQAIKKALKRQAA from the coding sequence ATGACTGAATCTGAAGATCTCATTTATCCGTGTCGACTCTATCTCATTTCACCGCCAACTATCGAACTTGGCGCGTTTGCGAAAACGTTTGAATCTGCATTGAATGCGGGGGATGTCGGCGCGTTCCAACTTCGGTTGAAAGGTGCAAGCGATAAAGAGATTCGTGAGGCCGTACGGGTTTTGATGCCGCTTTGCCGCGCTAAAGGTACTGCCTTTATTCTCAATGATCGTGTGGACCTAGCGCTAGAGCTTGAAGTGGATGGAGTACATCTCGGCCAAGAGGATATGATGGCCGAAGAAGCTCGTCGTATATTAGGCAAGGAACGTGTGATTGGTGTGAGTTGTCATGATAGCTCGCATTTAGCGATGGAAGCGGGAGATCATGGTGCGGACTATGTGGCGTTTGGCGCTTTCTACCCCACCACTTCCAAAACACCCGATAAGCTTGCAAAATATGGCACGCCTAAGCCCGATATTATTGAATGGTGGAGCACTTATACGCTGATTCCGTGCGTGGCTATTGGTGGGATTCAACCACAGAATTGTGGGCCACTTGTTGAGGCGGGCGCTGATTTCGTTGCAGCCATTAATGCAGTGTGGAGTCACCCCAAGGGCGCTGCGGAAGCGGTGAAAGAGTTTAATCAGGCGATTAAAAAAGCGCTCAAACGTCAGGCTGCGTGA
- a CDS encoding YmdB family metallophosphoesterase: MKILYCGDVVGRSGRDAVLENVPILRAAHQLDAVIVNVDNAAAGFGTTGEILNDFKKIGVDVMPGGDHVFDQKDALGLLATDATLLRPHNFPSSVAGTGCKLFTLANGKKLLVLHLLGQVFHREYLNSPFECAQAALEPYKLGKNVDAILVDMHAEATSEKMAMGVFLDGKVSCVIGSHTHVPTADAHILAGGTAYQTDAGMCGDYHNTVIGFDPEGPMQQFLNKFRKVRMEPGKGKGTLSGAIITIKENGLAESITPIQMK, from the coding sequence ATGAAAATTTTATATTGCGGAGATGTGGTCGGCCGTAGCGGGCGCGATGCGGTGCTTGAGAATGTACCGATCTTGCGTGCAGCACACCAGTTGGATGCAGTGATCGTCAATGTCGACAACGCCGCCGCAGGCTTTGGCACCACAGGTGAAATCTTGAACGATTTCAAAAAAATCGGTGTCGATGTCATGCCGGGTGGCGATCACGTATTCGACCAGAAAGACGCCCTCGGCCTACTTGCTACCGACGCAACCTTGCTGCGCCCCCATAACTTTCCTTCATCCGTTGCTGGCACGGGCTGCAAACTCTTCACACTCGCTAATGGCAAAAAATTATTGGTGCTGCATTTGCTCGGCCAAGTATTCCATCGCGAATATCTGAATAGCCCATTTGAATGCGCGCAGGCAGCACTGGAACCATACAAGCTTGGCAAGAACGTGGACGCAATTTTGGTCGATATGCATGCTGAAGCCACCAGCGAGAAAATGGCCATGGGTGTTTTCTTGGATGGTAAAGTAAGCTGCGTGATTGGTTCGCATACACATGTGCCCACGGCTGACGCACATATATTAGCAGGTGGTACCGCCTATCAAACGGATGCGGGCATGTGCGGCGACTATCACAACACGGTGATTGGCTTCGACCCCGAGGGCCCTATGCAGCAATTCTTGAACAAATTCCGTAAGGTGCGCATGGAGCCTGGCAAAGGCAAAGGCACACTTTCAGGTGCGATTATCACAATCAAAGAAAATGGATTGGCTGAATCTATCACGCCGATTCAGATGAAGTAG
- a CDS encoding 5-formyltetrahydrofolate cyclo-ligase, translating into MLSKPQLRSDMQTKRASLGAVQIAQTSQAIARHFADHPILAFAPSCAGYIAMRGEVDVMPILAFMQNLARETALPRITLKDAPLTFHQWRAGEALETHTLGMKEPLASAPIAIPNIILVPLLAFDAAGYRLGYGGGYYDRTMQTLRAEAKAPLFIGVAYSWQEVKALPAEPHDAKLDGILTELGVSLFP; encoded by the coding sequence ATGCTCTCAAAACCTCAATTACGCAGCGATATGCAAACCAAGCGCGCGTCTCTTGGCGCAGTGCAAATCGCGCAAACATCGCAAGCCATTGCCCGTCATTTCGCCGACCACCCGATTCTTGCTTTCGCACCCTCTTGTGCTGGCTACATCGCCATGCGCGGTGAAGTGGACGTCATGCCCATTCTCGCCTTCATGCAAAATCTGGCCAGAGAAACCGCGCTTCCACGCATCACCTTAAAAGACGCACCCCTTACCTTCCATCAGTGGCGTGCGGGTGAAGCACTGGAAACCCACACACTTGGCATGAAGGAACCGCTCGCCAGCGCGCCCATCGCCATTCCCAACATCATACTCGTACCCCTGCTTGCTTTTGACGCGGCGGGTTATCGCTTAGGCTATGGCGGCGGCTATTATGACCGCACCATGCAGACATTGCGTGCAGAAGCAAAAGCTCCACTTTTTATTGGCGTTGCTTATAGCTGGCAGGAAGTCAAAGCCCTGCCCGCCGAACCGCATGATGCAAAACTCGATGGCATCCTTACCGAACTCGGTGTAAGCCTCTTCCCATGA
- the zapA gene encoding cell division protein ZapA, whose protein sequence is MSTVKAVIAGKEYKLACEDGQEQHLETLVKQVDGRAQTLLKQVGKLPENMLLVYTSLMIADELHDAKKEMRKLVAAMENGSDGAKLAAMEAEMATHIETMASRIEQLAQRLEAA, encoded by the coding sequence ATGAGCACCGTCAAAGCAGTGATTGCTGGTAAAGAATACAAGCTCGCCTGCGAAGACGGGCAAGAACAGCACCTTGAGACACTCGTAAAACAGGTCGATGGCCGTGCACAAACCTTGCTCAAGCAAGTTGGCAAACTGCCAGAGAACATGCTGCTGGTATATACATCCCTGATGATTGCCGACGAATTGCACGACGCGAAAAAAGAAATGCGCAAACTCGTCGCTGCGATGGAAAATGGCTCCGACGGTGCAAAACTCGCCGCCATGGAAGCCGAAATGGCCACCCATATCGAGACCATGGCTTCACGCATCGAGCAACTGGCACAAAGGCTGGAAGCTGCCTAG
- a CDS encoding inositol monophosphatase: MQASPLLHVMTRAVLKCAKPLVRDFGEVDKLQVSKKGASNFVTNADLRTEKTLVEELTSVRPKFGFLTEESGIIEGKEKTHRFVIDPIDGTTNFMRAIPYFCVSVAAQEMTDNGWESIAGVIYDPIHDELFTAEKNQGATVNNYKLRVSKRTEDFLVSTSSPRKSREGYKAMVERLERVTDHGAVVRCSGSAALDLAYVAAGRLDGTWYHNLNAWDMAAGHLIVREAGGVVASLEGKPLNADGGSIVAASPAIYKTLQGLLISHAA, translated from the coding sequence ATGCAAGCATCTCCGCTCCTACATGTTATGACCCGCGCCGTCCTTAAATGTGCGAAGCCGCTCGTGCGTGATTTTGGCGAGGTCGATAAGTTACAAGTCTCGAAAAAGGGCGCGTCGAACTTCGTGACCAACGCTGACTTGCGCACTGAAAAAACACTGGTTGAGGAATTAACCTCCGTACGCCCAAAATTCGGATTCTTAACCGAAGAGAGCGGCATCATCGAAGGTAAAGAGAAAACCCACCGCTTCGTGATTGACCCGATTGATGGCACCACCAACTTCATGCGCGCCATTCCCTATTTCTGCGTATCGGTTGCCGCACAAGAAATGACCGACAATGGTTGGGAAAGCATCGCGGGTGTTATCTACGATCCCATTCACGATGAGTTGTTCACCGCCGAGAAGAATCAAGGTGCCACCGTCAATAACTACAAACTTCGCGTTTCGAAACGCACAGAAGATTTCTTGGTATCCACCTCATCGCCACGCAAATCACGCGAAGGCTACAAAGCCATGGTTGAGCGCCTCGAGCGTGTCACCGACCACGGCGCTGTCGTACGCTGCTCAGGTTCCGCCGCACTTGATTTGGCCTATGTTGCCGCAGGTCGTTTGGATGGCACATGGTACCATAATCTCAACGCATGGGATATGGCAGCAGGCCATTTGATTGTACGCGAAGCAGGCGGTGTTGTCGCAAGCCTGGAAGGTAAGCCACTAAATGCGGATGGTGGTAGTATAGTTGCTGCATCGCCAGCGATTTACAAAACCCTTCAGGGCTTACTGATCTCTCACGCAGCCTGA